A part of Dreissena polymorpha isolate Duluth1 chromosome 13, UMN_Dpol_1.0, whole genome shotgun sequence genomic DNA contains:
- the LOC127856132 gene encoding uncharacterized protein LOC127856132 isoform X2: MEEKRKRNPNFSLQDSLLLTQIMGETHPDFHDMDMSFHKVDKARFSNRISKATKNALWVAVTENFNARAQFRREQSILEKKWENLQRDHRNLYMDFQREISLTGRGPIGRTLSVLTEAVIDVIGKQSAAVVGAAGAAYDSTLASLMLPQQFDLCDSEERSSVSDGPIFNVMDLVPVKPSQRVQSCSTTTSTLPSPNQAHCCCCSDSEMRALKKRKLELQIKFYERQLKL, encoded by the exons atggaagaaaaaagaaaacgCAATCCCAACTTTTCGCTGCAAGATTCCTTGCTTCTTACCCAAATAATGGGAGAGACGCATCCCGACTTCCATGATATGGACATGTCTTTCCACAAGGTTGATAAGGCTAGATTCAGCAATC GAATCAGCAAAGCAACAAAGAATGCACTGTGGGTGGCAGTTACTGAAAATTTCAATGCAAGAGCCCAGTTTAGAAGGGAGCAATCcattttggagaaaaaatgggaaaaTCTACAAAGGGATCACAGAAATCTGTACATGGATTTTCAAAGAGAAATTTCATTGACAG GGCGAGGTCCAATTGGCAGAACATTGTCTGTCCTCACAGAGGCAGTAATTGATGTTATTGGAAAGCAGAGTGCGGCAGTTGTTGGGGCAGCAGGAGCAGCATATGACTCAACATTGGCCTCACTTATGCT TCCTCAACAGTTTGACCTATGTGACAGTGAAGAAAG ATCATCAGTTTCGGATGGTCCAATCTTCAATGTAATGGATCTTGTTCCAGTAAAACCTTCCCAAAG AGTCCAATCATGTTCAACAACAACCAGTACATTGCCAAG CCCAAATCAAGCGCACTGTTGCTGTTGTAGTGACTCTGAAATGAGAGCCTTAAAGAAGAGAAAACTAGAGTTGCAGATAAAGTTTTATGAGAGACAACTTAAATTGTAA